Proteins encoded in a region of the Chryseobacterium piperi genome:
- a CDS encoding helix-turn-helix domain-containing protein: MKKYPAISLHHRQLQDFGISLMPLSALSEKGTGIHRDDQYLFILQKKGKFVLEVDFSTMELDGAWLCFVAPGQTRQYKDQEDIKGWFLSIDTRAIPELYRDILEACQWIHQRVEVGKMDSIFDIPVILDKIEENNRVHNAAAKQALVESVIGMMVSRLTEFQDEDRISEPPLRITRQFKKLVREHYKKVKQVREYARFLIITPVYLNEAVKEISGQPASFWIQHQVLLEAKRLLLYTTMDVKQIAHELGYEDPVYFSRVFKKGTGMTAVEFRAKRQEEICQKQKI, from the coding sequence ATGAAAAAGTATCCGGCGATATCGCTTCACCACCGTCAATTACAGGATTTTGGAATCAGTCTGATGCCTTTATCCGCTTTATCTGAGAAAGGAACCGGAATTCACCGGGATGATCAATATCTATTTATTTTGCAGAAGAAAGGGAAATTTGTCCTTGAAGTAGATTTCAGTACAATGGAGTTGGATGGAGCCTGGTTATGTTTTGTAGCTCCAGGGCAGACTCGCCAGTATAAAGATCAGGAAGATATTAAAGGCTGGTTTTTATCGATAGATACACGGGCTATTCCAGAGCTTTACCGGGATATCCTGGAAGCTTGCCAATGGATTCATCAAAGGGTTGAGGTAGGAAAAATGGATTCGATATTTGATATTCCCGTGATATTGGACAAAATTGAAGAAAATAACAGAGTGCATAATGCTGCTGCCAAACAGGCACTGGTAGAATCTGTGATCGGAATGATGGTTTCCAGACTTACGGAATTTCAGGATGAAGACCGGATTAGTGAACCCCCATTAAGGATTACGAGGCAGTTTAAAAAACTAGTAAGAGAACATTATAAAAAAGTCAAGCAAGTGCGTGAATATGCCCGTTTTCTTATTATCACACCGGTGTATTTAAACGAAGCGGTTAAAGAAATATCAGGTCAGCCAGCTAGTTTCTGGATTCAACATCAGGTTTTACTGGAAGCAAAACGTCTGTTGTTGTATACGACAATGGATGTGAAACAGATAGCCCATGAACTGGGGTATGAAGATCCGGTTTATTTTTCAAGGGTTTTTAAAAAAGGAACGGGGATGACAGCGGTGGAATTCAGGGCTAAACGGCAGGAAGAGATTTGCCAAAAGCAGAAAATATAA
- a CDS encoding methyltransferase domain-containing protein, whose product MPWNPDVYNQFKDIRFKPFYDLADLIKEETPMKAVDLGCGTGEQTAILTEKFPHAEFTGIDSSPEMLEKSKTLENERLHFKMAPTEEMLNSNESWDLIFSNAALQWSDDHPTLFPKLITKLKTNGQLAIQMPYQPENILNKILYSLAEEEPFKAQLNGWNRPSAVLTIDEYAQLLFENGIEDLNLSQKVYPIIAADHETLYNFISGSALIPYLERLNQEQQNEFTTEFKKRIAKAFPKLPAIYAFKRILMYGRKK is encoded by the coding sequence ATGCCTTGGAATCCTGATGTTTACAATCAATTTAAAGATATCCGTTTTAAACCGTTTTATGATCTTGCTGATCTGATCAAAGAGGAAACTCCTATGAAAGCAGTTGATTTAGGTTGCGGAACAGGAGAACAAACCGCTATCCTTACAGAGAAATTCCCTCACGCAGAGTTTACTGGTATTGATTCTTCCCCTGAAATGTTGGAAAAATCCAAAACACTGGAAAATGAACGCCTCCATTTTAAAATGGCACCCACTGAAGAAATGCTTAACAGTAATGAAAGCTGGGATCTTATCTTTAGCAATGCAGCTTTACAATGGTCCGATGATCATCCCACTTTATTTCCGAAACTAATTACAAAACTGAAAACCAACGGCCAACTGGCGATACAAATGCCTTATCAGCCGGAAAACATCCTCAATAAGATCTTATATTCACTTGCAGAAGAAGAACCATTCAAAGCCCAACTCAACGGATGGAACCGTCCCTCAGCAGTGCTTACCATTGATGAATATGCACAGCTTTTGTTTGAAAATGGCATTGAAGATCTCAACCTTTCACAAAAGGTATATCCGATTATCGCAGCGGACCATGAGACTTTATATAATTTTATTTCCGGTTCTGCATTGATTCCCTATCTGGAAAGACTGAACCAGGAACAGCAAAACGAATTTACTACAGAATTTAAAAAACGTATTGCTAAGGCATTCCCTAAGCTTCCTGCTATTTATGCATTCAAGAGAATTTTAATGTATGGAAGAAAAAAATAA
- a CDS encoding GNAT family N-acetyltransferase, translating to MEEKNKNLHLRKAAFQDLGIIIEMLADDVLGQTREELTDPIQEYYINAFHAIDKDPNQDLVVLVDEQENVLETLQITYLQYLNHKGSQRALIESVRIHSSQRGKGLGEKMFQLAIERAKEHGVAIIQLTSDKKHTEALKFYEKLGFIASHEGFKMKI from the coding sequence ATGGAAGAAAAAAATAAAAATCTCCATTTAAGAAAGGCTGCTTTTCAAGACCTGGGCATTATTATAGAAATGCTTGCCGATGATGTGTTAGGTCAAACTCGGGAAGAACTCACAGACCCTATTCAGGAATATTATATAAATGCCTTTCATGCAATTGATAAGGATCCTAATCAGGATCTTGTGGTATTGGTCGACGAGCAGGAGAATGTTTTGGAAACTTTACAGATCACTTATCTCCAATACCTCAATCATAAAGGAAGCCAACGTGCTTTAATTGAATCAGTCCGGATCCATTCTTCACAACGGGGAAAAGGATTGGGTGAAAAGATGTTTCAGCTGGCCATTGAACGTGCTAAAGAACATGGTGTTGCCATTATCCAGCTAACCTCTGATAAAAAACATACGGAAGCTTTAAAATTTTATGAAAAACTGGGATTTATAGCTTCACATGAGGGTTTTAAAATGAAAATTTAA
- a CDS encoding GIY-YIG nuclease family protein, with translation MNTFGKTIRLFLVDGTTNGLTTAELSNWTGIGIKVPRIKIREYSNRWEFQKSGVYILLGKGENNEDTAYIGEAEIMASRLSQHIATTDFWNEVVFFGSKDKYLNKASVKYLENHLYNLAINAGRYDINQNIPTRPELSEAEQAELEEFLSNIKVLTASLGYKIFESLEETVEQGEATPQVFFCKNGAGANSKGSPSTEGFIVYKDSLLMIAEQPSLTNSISSERGSMLQEGVLVVEDNFYRLTKDYIFTSSSRAAAATLARSASGPLEWKTEGGIQLKTLEAL, from the coding sequence ATGAACACCTTCGGAAAAACCATTCGGCTATTTTTAGTAGATGGCACTACTAATGGACTTACTACTGCAGAACTTAGTAATTGGACGGGTATCGGTATTAAGGTACCACGTATCAAGATAAGGGAATATAGTAACAGGTGGGAATTCCAAAAGTCAGGAGTGTATATATTGCTTGGAAAGGGCGAAAATAATGAAGACACTGCTTATATTGGTGAAGCTGAAATTATGGCAAGCCGCCTATCTCAGCATATTGCTACAACTGATTTTTGGAATGAAGTTGTTTTCTTTGGCAGTAAAGATAAATACCTCAACAAGGCTAGTGTAAAATATTTAGAAAATCATTTATACAATTTAGCCATAAACGCGGGACGTTATGATATCAATCAAAATATACCCACCCGACCAGAATTATCAGAAGCAGAACAGGCAGAATTAGAAGAGTTTTTATCTAATATCAAAGTGTTGACAGCCTCATTGGGATACAAAATATTTGAATCATTAGAAGAAACAGTTGAACAGGGTGAAGCTACACCACAAGTTTTCTTTTGCAAAAACGGAGCAGGAGCGAATAGTAAAGGAAGTCCATCAACTGAAGGTTTCATTGTGTATAAAGATTCTCTTTTGATGATAGCAGAACAACCTTCTTTGACCAATAGTATCTCATCTGAAAGAGGAAGCATGCTACAAGAAGGAGTATTAGTGGTAGAAGATAATTTTTATAGACTAACAAAAGATTACATTTTTACCTCATCTTCGAGAGCTGCTGCGGCTACATTAGCAAGATCAGCAAGTGGTCCCTTGGAATGGAAAACTGAAGGAGGAATTCAATTAAAAACTTTAGAAGCTTTATAA
- a CDS encoding M48 family metallopeptidase, whose protein sequence is MNKIQYKYGSKTIEAEIVYSNRKTIDLRVFPEGNIIITAPENSDVENILEKVKPKSKWVLQQQRTFELYKPFTTERLYIAGETHRYLGRQYKLVINHTKGKPCVKLSKGIMIVETNNTENIEKYIINDYKKRATVIFESILKDTLNEFPQFKKYNISLKHKFMKKRWGSCSTDGNILLNTELIKANKACIEYVIIHELCHLVVPNHSKDFYMLISKILPEWEKLKNKLEISLA, encoded by the coding sequence ATGAACAAAATTCAATATAAATATGGTAGTAAAACAATTGAGGCCGAAATTGTGTATTCTAACCGGAAAACTATTGATCTGAGAGTATTTCCGGAAGGCAATATTATAATCACTGCTCCTGAGAATTCTGATGTTGAAAACATCCTAGAAAAAGTAAAACCTAAATCAAAATGGGTCTTACAGCAACAAAGAACTTTTGAATTGTATAAACCTTTTACTACTGAAAGATTATATATTGCTGGAGAGACTCACAGATATTTAGGAAGACAATATAAACTAGTGATTAATCATACTAAAGGAAAACCATGCGTTAAACTATCAAAAGGAATAATGATCGTGGAAACTAATAATACTGAAAATATCGAAAAATATATTATTAATGACTATAAAAAAAGAGCGACGGTAATATTTGAAAGTATTTTGAAAGATACTCTTAATGAGTTTCCTCAATTCAAGAAGTATAATATTTCATTAAAGCATAAATTCATGAAAAAAAGATGGGGAAGTTGCTCAACAGATGGGAATATTTTATTAAATACAGAACTTATAAAAGCTAATAAAGCATGTATTGAATATGTGATTATTCACGAACTCTGTCATCTTGTAGTTCCCAATCATTCTAAGGATTTCTATATGCTTATCAGTAAAATTTTACCCGAATGGGAAAAATTAAAAAATAAACTAGAAATAAGCTTAGCATAA
- a CDS encoding T9SS type A sorting domain-containing protein has translation MKTSLLCMKSSIATAVLLFTGIANAQQWQTTGNAGITPSNYIGPVDARVLYLKTNGASSNPGQALLNESGSFIVEGANNTNFAKVKGSIVNGVSNVLGAQAGSSLVSGWQNDLNNGGGANVIGGQANVVTNNASKSVALGWKNTIKNHNQFALGVGIDLSEEYSGGFGIDLVATGNRSFVIGAGSGGAKLTNTIPYSIMLGMSGTPTMFVKDQGVGVRTTAPTANFHTVGTVRHEGLPVGSGRALVVDTNGNVMVSNTSLSRMAAPDETIQKLEDRIKTLEATVEELKQLLLNKSTSTTIGSDLPELFQNVPNPTKNETSIRYYVPQSVRTASIEIYSISGQMIRSFPLREKGNGGIRLSNGDLQSGTYVYKMTTDGKVTEAKKMIIKD, from the coding sequence ATGAAAACATCACTATTATGCATGAAAAGCAGTATAGCAACAGCTGTGTTACTTTTCACCGGCATAGCCAATGCCCAACAATGGCAGACTACAGGAAATGCAGGAATCACCCCCAGTAACTACATCGGTCCCGTAGATGCAAGGGTTCTGTACTTAAAAACCAATGGGGCTTCTTCCAATCCGGGTCAGGCACTTTTGAATGAATCCGGCTCATTTATCGTAGAAGGGGCAAACAATACCAACTTTGCAAAAGTCAAAGGAAGTATTGTTAATGGAGTTTCAAATGTTCTCGGAGCACAGGCTGGCAGCTCATTGGTAAGCGGTTGGCAAAATGATCTTAACAATGGTGGTGGCGCTAATGTTATTGGTGGACAAGCCAATGTTGTAACGAATAATGCATCAAAATCGGTTGCATTAGGATGGAAAAACACCATCAAAAACCATAATCAGTTTGCCTTAGGGGTTGGAATTGATCTTAGTGAAGAATATTCAGGCGGATTCGGAATAGATCTGGTTGCCACCGGAAATCGATCTTTTGTGATTGGAGCAGGATCCGGCGGGGCTAAACTCACGAATACCATTCCGTACTCCATTATGCTCGGAATGTCAGGAACTCCAACCATGTTTGTTAAAGACCAAGGAGTCGGAGTCAGGACTACAGCACCTACTGCTAATTTCCATACGGTAGGAACGGTAAGACATGAAGGACTTCCCGTAGGAAGCGGACGAGCCCTGGTTGTTGACACCAATGGAAACGTTATGGTTTCCAACACTTCATTAAGCAGAATGGCAGCTCCCGATGAAACCATTCAGAAACTGGAAGACCGGATTAAAACCCTTGAAGCTACCGTAGAAGAGCTCAAACAACTTTTATTAAATAAAAGCACCTCTACAACCATAGGCTCAGACCTTCCTGAATTGTTTCAAAACGTTCCGAATCCGACGAAAAATGAAACCAGCATTCGATATTACGTTCCGCAATCAGTAAGAACAGCATCCATTGAAATATACAGCATTTCAGGACAGATGATCCGATCGTTTCCATTACGTGAAAAAGGAAATGGAGGTATCAGACTTTCAAATGGTGATCTTCAATCCGGTACGTATGTTTACAAAATGACTACAGACGGAAAAGTAACTGAGGCTAAAAAAATGATCATAAAAGATTAA
- a CDS encoding restriction endonuclease subunit S — protein MMGDTETMYKNTSIRMIPVEWEIRKFGEVANFINGRAYKQDELLDNGNYRVLRVGNLKTSNEWYWSDLELDEDKYVKNGDLIYAWSASFGPSFWKEEKVIYHYHIWKIIPISIDKVFLYQTLIFDTEKMLQHKQGGTMFHITKSFIENRECNIPPPLEQQKIAQILSTWDKAIQETTDIIKALEKRNKVLAFSLLTGKKRLKEFKNDHFKKSLAKEVFKNISIKNNDESQELLSATQENGIIPRSLLEGRVTMPTGSVSSYKLVKKGNFVISLRSFQGGIEYSNYEGIVSPAYTVLKAIHQINEDFYKFYFKSTDLINRLSVAVIGIRDGKNISYDDFSTIALPNPSLEEQNKIADVLNKANQELQQYKQKLENLKQQKKGLMQQLLTGKIRTM, from the coding sequence ATGATGGGCGATACTGAAACGATGTATAAAAACACTTCAATTAGGATGATTCCTGTGGAATGGGAAATTAGAAAATTTGGAGAAGTAGCAAATTTCATTAATGGTAGAGCGTATAAACAGGATGAACTATTAGATAATGGAAATTATAGAGTGTTAAGAGTTGGAAATTTAAAAACAAGTAATGAATGGTATTGGTCTGACTTAGAACTTGATGAAGATAAATATGTAAAAAATGGGGATTTGATTTATGCTTGGTCAGCATCTTTTGGTCCAAGTTTTTGGAAAGAAGAAAAAGTAATCTACCACTATCATATATGGAAAATAATACCCATAAGTATTGATAAAGTCTTTTTATATCAAACTTTAATATTTGATACAGAAAAAATGCTACAACATAAACAAGGTGGGACAATGTTTCATATTACTAAATCATTTATTGAAAATAGAGAATGTAATATTCCCCCCCCTCTCGAACAACAAAAAATAGCTCAAATTCTATCCACATGGGACAAGGCCATACAAGAAACTACTGATATTATTAAGGCTTTAGAAAAAAGGAATAAAGTATTAGCGTTTTCATTATTGACAGGAAAAAAGAGATTGAAAGAATTTAAAAATGACCATTTTAAGAAATCATTAGCGAAAGAAGTTTTTAAAAATATATCCATAAAAAATAATGATGAGTCCCAAGAACTTTTATCTGCAACACAGGAGAATGGAATAATCCCAAGAAGTTTGTTAGAAGGAAGAGTTACAATGCCAACAGGGAGTGTTAGTTCCTATAAGCTTGTTAAAAAAGGCAATTTTGTGATTAGTTTAAGATCATTTCAGGGAGGAATAGAATATTCAAATTATGAAGGAATCGTTAGTCCTGCATATACTGTTTTAAAAGCAATACATCAAATAAATGAAGACTTTTATAAATTTTATTTTAAAAGTACAGACTTAATTAATCGCTTATCAGTTGCTGTAATTGGGATTCGTGATGGGAAAAATATAAGCTATGATGATTTTTCAACAATCGCATTACCAAACCCTTCTTTGGAAGAACAAAATAAAATTGCAGATGTTTTGAATAAAGCAAACCAGGAATTACAACAATATAAGCAAAAACTAGAAAATCTAAAACAACAGAAGAAAGGATTGATGCAGCAGCTACTTACCGGAAAAATAAGAACTATGTAA
- a CDS encoding type I restriction endonuclease subunit R produces MTPSYSEDHISQIPAIQLLIKMGYTYLAPDEALSLREGRKSNVILTPVLQEQLKKINTIEYKGNIHEFSDSNIALAINELKELPVHLGYINANQHFYDLITLGKSFEQAIEGDRKSFSFKYIDWETPENNVFHISEEFPVLRTNRSDSYRPDIVLFINGIPMVVIECKSNIIKTPIEEAISQHLRNQKDDGIRDLYLYSNLTLALAVNEAKYATTATPKEFWNVWKEKFLNGNEEEQYNQQLFNLKQQSLSPEYNGTIFKTRYYSTLQYFNELGKNETILTEQDKLLYNICRPERLLELMFKYILFDDGIKKVARYQQYFAITKTLKRIENIGSNGKRKGGVIWHTQGSGKSLTMVMLAEMIALSKKIKNPKIILVTDRVDLNTQITETFQKCNIEVKEAATGKHLVELIKSTSDAVITTIINKFKAAVNQEPEGFTSSEIFVLIDEGHRSQYDTFNVKMQKTFPNGCFIAFTGTPLMKSEKNTADKFGGIIDDYTIADAVEDKAVRPLIYEGRHNSMTVNEKPMDTFFDKIAESLTKFGKAELKRKYSSKNTINKADQIIYDRAWDISEHFADFAQGTGFKAQLVAPNKTTAIQYRKYLNEIGIVTSDVVISAPDTRENHDDAFEENENLVQGFYKSMMDKYGTHEKYEKSIINAFKKQEYPEIIIVVDKLLTGFDAPNNRVLYLTRSLKNHTLLQAIARVNRVAEGKDYGLIIDYYGNLENLDKAIEIYSGLDGIEKDDAKGSVTNVQDIIKDLPQAHSEVWDIFKNIKNKYDTEAYAVELRLEDKRHLFYEKLSKFLRLFKLAMSTVEFNDVKNDAVIEKYKKDAKFFIQLRIDVKRRYFDDIDYKAYEPQVQKLIDKHLTTDGEMLKITEPIDIFDKQQRDEEVEKITGKAAKADHIASRTSKGISIKMDDDPVFYKKLSELIKDTIEQYKQSRIDETEYLNKMKAIEEKFQSGKQDDIPDILTDNRLGTAYFNYINDKLSDYLMESERNAEIALEVQEIILNKIHEGGKPIIDWKSNKDLEKQISNDLDDYFYSLSLEEDKQIPFELIDPFIEEIYTITKRQII; encoded by the coding sequence ATGACACCATCATATTCAGAAGACCATATCAGCCAGATTCCGGCTATCCAGTTATTAATAAAAATGGGCTATACCTACTTAGCCCCGGATGAAGCTCTTTCTCTGCGCGAAGGCAGAAAATCTAATGTTATTCTTACTCCTGTTTTACAGGAACAGTTAAAGAAGATTAATACAATAGAATACAAAGGGAATATTCATGAGTTTTCAGACAGTAATATTGCATTGGCCATTAACGAGCTGAAAGAACTTCCCGTTCATTTAGGCTATATTAATGCCAATCAACATTTTTATGATCTGATCACTTTAGGGAAAAGTTTTGAACAGGCAATTGAAGGAGACCGAAAAAGTTTCTCATTCAAATATATCGACTGGGAAACACCTGAAAATAACGTATTTCATATTTCTGAAGAATTCCCTGTTCTAAGAACCAACAGATCTGATTCTTACAGACCTGACATTGTACTGTTTATCAATGGTATTCCAATGGTGGTTATAGAGTGTAAATCTAATATTATTAAAACACCTATAGAAGAAGCTATATCCCAACATTTACGAAATCAGAAAGATGATGGAATCAGAGATTTATATTTATATTCTAATCTTACATTAGCACTAGCGGTTAATGAAGCAAAATATGCAACAACTGCTACTCCAAAAGAATTCTGGAATGTATGGAAAGAAAAGTTTTTAAATGGAAATGAAGAAGAACAATACAACCAACAACTGTTTAATCTGAAACAACAATCACTCTCTCCTGAGTATAATGGAACTATTTTTAAGACAAGATATTATTCTACTCTTCAATACTTCAATGAACTTGGGAAAAATGAAACAATTCTTACTGAACAGGATAAATTGTTGTATAATATTTGTAGACCTGAACGTCTTTTGGAACTGATGTTTAAGTATATTTTGTTTGATGATGGAATTAAAAAAGTAGCCCGTTATCAGCAATATTTTGCGATCACCAAAACGCTTAAACGTATTGAAAACATTGGAAGTAATGGTAAACGAAAAGGAGGTGTGATATGGCATACACAAGGAAGTGGTAAGTCATTGACAATGGTAATGCTGGCGGAAATGATTGCTTTAAGTAAAAAAATCAAAAACCCAAAGATCATTTTGGTTACTGACCGTGTAGATTTAAATACACAGATTACAGAAACATTTCAGAAATGTAATATTGAGGTAAAAGAGGCTGCTACCGGTAAACATTTGGTTGAGCTCATAAAAAGTACTTCAGATGCTGTTATCACAACCATTATCAATAAATTTAAAGCTGCTGTCAATCAGGAACCTGAAGGTTTTACTTCCAGTGAAATATTTGTTTTGATAGACGAAGGACATCGAAGCCAGTATGATACTTTTAATGTCAAAATGCAAAAAACTTTTCCAAATGGATGTTTTATAGCTTTTACAGGAACTCCGTTGATGAAAAGTGAAAAAAATACGGCAGATAAATTCGGAGGAATTATTGATGATTATACTATTGCAGATGCAGTAGAAGATAAAGCAGTAAGACCACTAATTTATGAGGGAAGGCATAATTCAATGACGGTGAATGAAAAACCTATGGATACTTTCTTTGATAAAATAGCAGAATCATTAACAAAATTTGGAAAAGCAGAATTGAAAAGAAAGTATAGTTCTAAAAATACCATTAATAAAGCAGATCAGATTATCTATGACAGAGCGTGGGATATTTCTGAACATTTTGCAGATTTTGCTCAGGGAACAGGTTTTAAAGCACAATTAGTTGCCCCAAATAAAACAACTGCAATACAGTATAGAAAGTATCTTAATGAAATTGGTATAGTGACCTCTGATGTTGTAATCTCAGCGCCAGATACCAGAGAAAATCATGATGATGCATTTGAAGAAAATGAAAACCTTGTTCAAGGGTTCTATAAATCTATGATGGATAAGTACGGAACCCATGAAAAATATGAAAAGTCTATTATTAATGCTTTCAAAAAGCAGGAATATCCCGAGATTATTATTGTAGTAGATAAACTTTTAACTGGTTTTGATGCTCCGAATAACAGAGTTCTCTATTTAACAAGAAGCCTTAAAAACCATACTTTATTACAGGCTATTGCCCGCGTTAATCGTGTTGCAGAAGGCAAAGACTATGGATTAATCATTGATTATTATGGTAATCTTGAGAATTTAGACAAAGCCATCGAAATTTATTCTGGTTTGGATGGCATAGAAAAAGATGATGCAAAAGGTTCTGTAACGAATGTACAGGATATAATCAAAGATTTGCCACAGGCTCATTCTGAGGTTTGGGATATTTTCAAAAACATTAAAAATAAATATGACACAGAAGCTTATGCAGTTGAATTAAGATTGGAGGATAAAAGACATCTTTTCTATGAGAAGTTATCCAAGTTTTTAAGACTTTTCAAACTTGCGATGTCCACTGTAGAATTTAATGATGTTAAAAACGATGCTGTCATAGAGAAATATAAAAAAGATGCTAAGTTTTTTATCCAGCTTCGTATTGATGTTAAAAGAAGATATTTTGATGATATTGATTATAAAGCTTATGAGCCTCAGGTACAGAAATTAATAGACAAACATCTTACTACTGATGGGGAAATGCTGAAAATAACAGAACCTATTGACATCTTTGATAAACAACAAAGAGATGAAGAAGTAGAAAAAATTACAGGAAAAGCTGCAAAAGCCGATCACATTGCATCCAGAACTTCCAAAGGAATTTCTATTAAAATGGATGATGATCCTGTATTTTATAAAAAACTTTCCGAATTAATCAAAGATACTATAGAACAATACAAGCAAAGTCGTATTGACGAAACCGAATATCTCAATAAAATGAAAGCCATTGAGGAAAAGTTTCAAAGTGGAAAACAAGATGATATTCCTGATATTTTAACTGATAACCGACTGGGAACGGCCTATTTTAACTATATCAATGATAAACTTTCAGATTATCTTATGGAAAGCGAACGAAACGCTGAAATTGCCTTGGAAGTTCAGGAGATTATTTTAAATAAAATTCATGAAGGAGGAAAACCTATTATTGACTGGAAATCAAACAAAGATCTTGAAAAACAAATTTCTAATGATTTAGATGACTATTTCTATAGCCTTTCATTAGAAGAGGACAAGCAAATCCCGTTTGAGTTAATTGATCCATTCATAGAAGAAATTTACACCATTACCAAAAGACAGATCATTTAA
- a CDS encoding DUF6119 family protein: protein MSKTRSFSIYLLKESYDPSNSLKDDHTLELITEDRTNLPEGSIMYISDSPLREPWWKGYWGISKTLVQTQKSALVFLPINERWIVLTFGSTYHQLKDNCYEHDFGIRTTLNALNPKEIKSTDILQPENAKRQRIQSPVDSELSFFDLKSDETILQKMTGSVKEEYQTLFKKVTGGNSLRVSSKLEAQEISDLCGSLIEIYEKEDYKTNFPELQNIVPVKDPVVISQLEDKLIQAFNQDPAPVELVLAIPELFDYSTDYKIKYFGAGKSNLEFTDVFIKGYRDYLMDRGIEEIDDIKKFHTHKLQTLNDDDRSIKDYTIFKSFLFDCEIDDKTYHLCEGEWYFIETDFIQKLSHELDPVFIDTHTYLHQCDKKREDDYNISVKDTNIEVICLDKENISPRGQYSVEPCDLIYIENELLELTHIKISTRSSSLSHLFNQGVNSVQLLRNNEHARQNLKTLVDNNTSMHDYIDKGTYSVTYGIITKNDKAKKSKSLPLFSRISLLRTLNTLRTMNIPMRVHYIYDNVNRKEKKKNENED from the coding sequence ATGAGCAAAACTAGATCATTTTCAATTTATTTATTGAAAGAAAGTTATGACCCATCAAATTCTCTAAAAGATGATCATACATTAGAGTTAATTACAGAAGACCGAACAAATCTTCCTGAGGGTTCAATTATGTATATTTCGGATAGTCCTTTACGAGAACCCTGGTGGAAAGGATATTGGGGAATAAGCAAAACACTTGTACAAACACAAAAAAGTGCTTTGGTTTTTCTACCCATAAATGAACGATGGATAGTTTTGACATTTGGGTCTACATATCATCAACTAAAAGACAATTGCTATGAACACGACTTTGGTATCAGAACAACTCTTAATGCTCTTAACCCTAAAGAAATTAAATCTACGGATATTCTTCAACCTGAAAATGCCAAAAGACAAAGAATACAAAGTCCTGTTGATTCTGAATTAAGTTTTTTTGACCTTAAAAGCGATGAAACTATTCTCCAAAAAATGACAGGTTCAGTAAAGGAAGAATACCAAACTTTATTTAAAAAAGTTACAGGCGGTAATAGTCTAAGAGTGTCATCAAAATTAGAAGCTCAAGAAATATCAGATCTTTGTGGAAGTTTAATTGAGATCTACGAAAAAGAAGATTATAAAACAAATTTTCCGGAACTGCAAAATATTGTTCCGGTCAAGGATCCTGTAGTTATCAGTCAATTAGAAGACAAATTAATTCAGGCATTTAATCAAGATCCGGCTCCTGTTGAATTGGTGTTAGCAATACCTGAATTATTTGATTATTCTACTGATTATAAGATTAAATATTTTGGTGCAGGCAAGTCTAACTTAGAATTTACAGATGTATTTATTAAAGGGTACAGAGACTATCTAATGGATAGAGGGATTGAAGAAATTGATGATATAAAAAAATTTCACACCCATAAATTACAAACATTAAATGATGATGATAGATCAATTAAAGATTATACAATATTTAAAAGTTTTTTGTTTGACTGTGAAATAGATGATAAGACCTATCACTTATGTGAAGGAGAATGGTATTTTATCGAAACAGATTTTATTCAAAAATTATCTCATGAACTTGATCCAGTGTTTATAGATACACATACTTATCTTCATCAATGTGATAAAAAAAGGGAAGATGATTATAATATTTCTGTTAAAGATACTAATATAGAAGTAATATGCTTAGATAAAGAAAATATATCACCTAGAGGACAATATTCAGTGGAACCATGTGATTTGATATATATTGAGAATGAACTATTAGAACTTACTCATATCAAAATTTCCACAAGATCTTCCAGCTTAAGCCATCTTTTTAATCAAGGAGTCAATTCAGTACAATTACTTAGAAATAATGAGCATGCAAGACAGAATCTAAAAACATTGGTTGACAACAATACATCAATGCATGATTATATTGACAAAGGAACGTATAGTGTGACTTATGGAATTATAACTAAAAATGATAAGGCAAAAAAATCCAAAAGCTTACCATTATTTTCCCGAATTAGTTTATTACGAACACTTAACACATTGCGCACAATGAATATTCCTATGAGAGTACATTATATTTACGATAATGTAAATAGAAAAGAAAAGAAAAAAAATGAAAATGAAGATTAA